In the genome of Deltaproteobacteria bacterium, one region contains:
- a CDS encoding 2-hydroxyacid dehydrogenase, translating into MNTTAVTFKPEASEMQALESVLDGLTEIRCIAGIESARRLDLLKAADIVISKRFSGKEVGLPEVSALERVRLVQLVFAGADQVPYESLPENAMVAGNAGAFAGPLAEHVLGMVLCLAKKLLNGHEALVRGRFEHSVLSRELRGCTCAIIGMGGNGTAIASLMKGLGMRVMGINRSGKSVAALDFMGTLADMDRVLQAADVVVLTVPLTRTTRGMIGRDELQRMKPDAILINVARGAVVEQQALYDHLTAVPTFSAGIDTWWSEPGDPQGFKVDYPFFDLPNVIGSPHKADRVPAMRTKAVRAAAENVRDFLEGKPVRGVVDRADYLYSA; encoded by the coding sequence ATGAATACAACAGCCGTCACCTTCAAACCTGAAGCCTCGGAAATGCAGGCCCTCGAGTCCGTTTTGGACGGCCTTACGGAGATCCGATGTATTGCCGGTATCGAATCCGCCCGCAGGCTGGATCTATTGAAGGCCGCGGATATCGTTATCTCCAAGCGTTTTTCGGGGAAAGAGGTGGGCCTTCCAGAAGTTTCGGCGCTTGAACGCGTGCGGCTGGTTCAACTGGTTTTTGCCGGTGCCGACCAAGTTCCCTATGAATCGCTGCCCGAAAACGCGATGGTGGCAGGCAATGCCGGAGCATTTGCCGGCCCCCTGGCAGAGCACGTTCTGGGGATGGTGCTATGCCTGGCCAAAAAACTTCTGAACGGTCACGAAGCTCTGGTTAGGGGACGCTTCGAGCATTCAGTGCTCAGCAGGGAATTGCGGGGTTGCACCTGCGCCATCATCGGCATGGGTGGCAACGGCACCGCTATCGCATCTCTGATGAAGGGGCTGGGCATGCGGGTCATGGGCATTAACCGCAGCGGGAAATCCGTCGCCGCGCTCGACTTCATGGGAACTCTTGCCGACATGGACAGGGTTCTGCAGGCGGCGGACGTGGTGGTGCTCACCGTTCCCCTCACCAGGACCACACGGGGCATGATCGGCCGTGACGAGCTGCAGCGCATGAAGCCGGATGCCATTTTGATCAACGTGGCCCGGGGCGCCGTGGTGGAGCAACAGGCCCTTTACGACCACCTGACGGCTGTGCCCACCTTCAGTGCCGGCATCGATACCTGGTGGTCCGAACCCGGAGACCCTCAGGGGTTCAAGGTGGACTACCCGTTTTTCGACCTGCCCAACGTGATCGGCTCTCCCCACAAAGCCGACCGTGTGCCAGCGATGAGGACGAAGGCGGTTAGGGCGGCGGCGGAAAACGTGCGTGATTTCCTGGAGGGAAAGCCCGTCCGGGGGGTGGTGGACAGGGCGGACTATCTATATTCTGCGTAG
- a CDS encoding glyceraldehyde-3-phosphate dehydrogenase: MSDSNLKVGVNGFGRIGKLTVWHHVARKFFGEIVVNIGRQSGTSLQDIAHYVQRDSTYGRLHTYLHGQNAKPVVADIDEASGTMVLDGVRVKFLRSQRNPIDIGWRQEGVRLVVETTGQFLDPTLSPEDAKGSIRGHLEAGAEKVIASAPFKIKDQGQTMPEDAVTTVMGINHSDYDPRRHCVISNASCTTTCLAHMMKPLLNAFGPKKILSASMATVHAATGSQAVLDRLPKSGKTDLRKNRSIMNNIILTTTGAAKALSLVIPAMEQIGFIAESVRVPTASGSLIILVVNLQEELATEPISREYINNIYKRAADVDPNGYLYYSDQQNVSGDIVGFPKAAAIIEGNETHRRTAEVTIDLEKVPGIDREIVATLNKTILRVPVTQTVIYGWYDNEMGSYVQMLGDRTVSVAEDL; encoded by the coding sequence ATGAGTGACAGCAATTTGAAAGTCGGCGTCAACGGTTTCGGACGGATCGGGAAGCTTACGGTGTGGCACCACGTGGCCCGCAAATTTTTCGGGGAGATCGTCGTAAACATAGGACGGCAGTCCGGCACGTCGCTTCAGGACATCGCCCACTATGTGCAGAGAGACTCCACCTACGGCAGGCTGCACACCTACCTGCACGGGCAGAATGCGAAACCGGTCGTGGCCGATATCGACGAAGCCTCCGGCACCATGGTTCTGGACGGTGTGCGCGTAAAATTTTTGCGCTCTCAGCGCAATCCCATCGATATCGGATGGCGGCAGGAGGGCGTGCGGCTGGTAGTGGAAACCACCGGCCAGTTCCTGGACCCGACCCTGTCACCGGAAGACGCCAAGGGATCCATCAGGGGACACCTGGAGGCCGGCGCGGAAAAGGTGATCGCATCGGCGCCTTTTAAGATCAAAGATCAGGGACAAACCATGCCGGAAGATGCCGTGACAACGGTCATGGGTATCAACCATAGCGATTACGACCCCAGACGGCATTGTGTCATCTCCAATGCATCCTGCACCACGACCTGCCTGGCCCACATGATGAAACCCCTGCTGAATGCCTTCGGCCCTAAAAAAATCCTGTCCGCCTCCATGGCAACGGTGCATGCCGCCACGGGATCGCAGGCGGTGCTGGACCGGCTGCCCAAAAGCGGTAAAACCGATCTGAGAAAAAACCGCAGCATCATGAACAACATCATCCTGACGACAACGGGTGCGGCCAAGGCGCTTAGTCTGGTCATACCGGCCATGGAGCAGATCGGTTTCATCGCAGAGTCCGTTCGGGTCCCCACAGCCAGCGGATCGCTCATCATTCTGGTGGTCAACCTTCAGGAGGAGCTGGCCACGGAACCGATATCCCGGGAGTATATCAACAACATATACAAGCGTGCCGCCGACGTCGACCCCAATGGCTACCTTTACTACTCGGACCAGCAGAACGTATCGGGGGACATCGTCGGGTTTCCCAAGGCGGCCGCTATTATCGAGGGCAACGAGACCCACCGCAGGACAGCTGAAGTGACCATAGATCTCGAGAAAGTGCCGGGAATCGACAGGGAAATCGTTGCCACGCTCAACAAGACCATTCTGAGAGTACCGGTAACCCAGACGGTCATCTACGGCTGGTATGACAACGAAATGGGCAGCTACGTGCAAATGCTCGGTGACCGGACGGTGTCCGTGGCCGAAGACCTTTAG
- a CDS encoding pyruvate, phosphate dikinase — translation MTIKSKALEVNIADYHVDVSIDPKYAVLQEAMSSYYGIMEGLGTFLKELSHPYKNWQFIVNEARSYSLDYFHLLKAHPQGDEAVRLLIGIFQAAVRANIPVQAKRDAVDNLLLYLQKIIKESKEKQATFVPVLMDAFKEIRQYDQPTFFLFVTSYYQLKKLAEVFRGSLDISGLDLTELNLLLVHNFETAYDFWLKQKDPSDWFEEEVEMLDPGNKWKQIFRDISRDRIFAWKKGLDGIVRREDPGSAEMLDQLMGLAGYNQIADMYRGMPQRLLDAGRDSNKGNQWKMIFLFLIMHISELSIIHEETLRDINRTLTWLIGNETHFYIRKLMQKTFSILQKQTDAFPATALNCVLTMGKGIYQTEDSELVNDFIEHVIDLGFQAPMITGVGDDWQVMVNPAHIQNIRTWMELIILGPKRSVRLISCMIIHLSLCGVFIKDTDLFPRDITRILNSRIGQVYNLLKQLAKLFPVYFNDIGAEGKLRDISTRLDEIAHRKDELIHFLRKQSHVESSNLIIGFMEAAFTFWETRDKTLLKPYVPPVIYNRIEDKGVYVDGMHQTVRYLRQKGVSLPGDLISLDGEKIKALLDGASDLQKEDVERVTLAISFYKHLHQKYNLDFIEINNHVARLKAEAFPGLDQLEDALKEPELDKKIFMMLDYLEFLKYLILSNESFEVKEDIYKKRHFTVDIPSMYGSYHEMKFDALGLTFRLESLVNTLFEELVDRIDLSLITKATFFQIYDRLLLFDKALHIEGIHSVELERQLEMLAHSLEIRGFTFTQYIDIFKGFAQAVKNIINDYFANVHGQNLNTILTKLPPGAILGRFLPKDGLQDRDKARHRISEIFFRDRIAFTTGLRQLDLFLSRILNTLFQQSNKLPKDKLHQLLLYDPHNAMTYIHDVGKRVSGIIHLGNKGLNMAKLKSFGLPVPPGFVITTEVYRCWDIIESYLPAEENFKEQVTRHIHTIEGKTGRNFGDPGNPLLFSVRSGSSISQPGMMDTFLNVGVNEEITRGLAALTGNEWFAWDNYRRFLQCYGMSFGLKRDEFDAIISELKRRAAVRFKRDMSGQQMQKVAIAYKRHIKESGIEVPEDPMEQLFITIRNVLASWESSKARTYRRIMGISDDWGTAVTVQTMVYGNMSEQSGAGVFFTHNPRWSGDSIRLWGDFTIGNQGEDVVSGLVTTLPISITQQDIEMRETDITLETAFPEIYAAMKSWAVELVEKREWSPQEMEFTFEGPSPGDLYLLQTRDMAMRERKKELTFVDPGHTGDDRMLGHGIGVSGGAMSGRLVFTLKEIDNWRSTEPDTPLILVRGDTVPDDIREIYASDGLLTARGGVTSHAAVVAHRLGKTGVVGCGSMRCDEKEKVCIFSSIRLESGDYISIDGREGSVYRGMLELDEA, via the coding sequence TTGACCATCAAATCCAAAGCGCTGGAAGTCAACATCGCGGATTATCATGTGGATGTGAGCATCGACCCCAAGTACGCGGTGCTGCAGGAAGCCATGTCCAGCTATTACGGCATCATGGAGGGCCTGGGCACCTTTCTGAAGGAACTCTCCCACCCGTATAAAAACTGGCAGTTCATTGTCAACGAAGCCCGCTCCTATTCCCTGGATTACTTTCATCTGTTGAAAGCGCACCCCCAGGGGGATGAGGCCGTGAGACTGTTGATAGGTATTTTTCAGGCGGCCGTCCGGGCCAACATCCCGGTGCAGGCAAAACGGGACGCCGTCGACAACCTGCTGCTGTACCTTCAGAAGATCATCAAAGAGTCAAAAGAGAAGCAGGCAACCTTTGTGCCGGTTCTCATGGATGCTTTCAAAGAGATCCGGCAATACGATCAACCGACGTTTTTTCTTTTTGTCACCAGCTATTACCAGTTGAAAAAGTTGGCCGAGGTATTCCGGGGCAGCCTGGATATCTCGGGCTTGGACCTGACGGAGCTCAACCTCCTTCTGGTGCACAACTTTGAAACCGCCTACGATTTCTGGCTGAAGCAGAAGGACCCCAGCGACTGGTTCGAAGAAGAAGTGGAGATGCTGGATCCCGGCAACAAATGGAAGCAGATATTCAGGGATATTTCCAGAGATCGCATCTTTGCCTGGAAAAAAGGCCTCGACGGCATCGTACGGCGTGAGGACCCGGGTTCGGCCGAGATGCTCGACCAACTGATGGGTTTGGCCGGATACAACCAGATTGCCGACATGTACCGGGGAATGCCTCAAAGACTGCTGGATGCAGGCAGGGACAGCAACAAGGGCAACCAGTGGAAGATGATTTTTCTCTTTCTGATCATGCACATTTCGGAGCTGTCCATCATTCACGAGGAGACCCTGAGGGATATCAACCGGACGCTGACCTGGCTTATCGGCAACGAGACCCACTTTTACATTCGCAAGCTCATGCAGAAAACGTTTTCAATCCTGCAAAAGCAGACCGACGCCTTTCCGGCCACGGCTCTCAACTGCGTACTGACAATGGGCAAGGGGATTTACCAGACCGAGGACAGCGAGCTGGTCAACGACTTCATCGAACACGTCATCGATCTCGGTTTTCAGGCGCCCATGATCACCGGAGTGGGCGATGACTGGCAGGTGATGGTCAACCCGGCGCACATACAGAACATTCGTACCTGGATGGAGCTGATCATATTGGGGCCCAAGCGCTCGGTAAGGCTGATTTCCTGCATGATCATCCACCTGTCGCTGTGCGGCGTGTTCATCAAAGACACGGATCTGTTTCCGCGCGATATCACCCGCATCCTCAACAGCCGCATCGGACAGGTCTACAATCTCCTCAAGCAGCTGGCCAAACTCTTTCCGGTCTATTTCAACGATATCGGTGCGGAAGGCAAGCTGCGCGACATTTCCACCAGATTGGACGAGATCGCTCACAGAAAGGACGAACTCATCCACTTCTTGCGCAAACAGAGCCACGTGGAGAGCAGCAATCTCATTATCGGCTTTATGGAGGCGGCCTTTACCTTTTGGGAAACCCGGGACAAGACGCTGCTCAAGCCGTACGTGCCGCCGGTCATCTATAACCGCATCGAAGATAAAGGCGTGTATGTGGATGGTATGCACCAGACCGTCCGATACCTCAGGCAAAAAGGGGTGTCCCTGCCGGGGGACCTGATCAGCCTTGATGGGGAGAAGATAAAGGCGCTGCTGGATGGCGCTTCCGACCTGCAAAAGGAAGATGTCGAGCGGGTTACCCTGGCCATTTCATTCTACAAACACCTGCATCAGAAGTACAACCTGGACTTTATCGAAATCAACAATCACGTTGCCCGGTTGAAAGCGGAGGCTTTTCCGGGCCTCGATCAGCTGGAGGATGCCCTGAAAGAGCCGGAATTGGATAAGAAGATATTCATGATGCTGGATTATCTCGAGTTTCTGAAATATCTGATCCTCTCGAATGAATCTTTCGAGGTAAAGGAGGACATATACAAAAAAAGACATTTCACGGTGGACATCCCCTCCATGTACGGCAGCTACCACGAAATGAAATTCGATGCGCTGGGGCTGACGTTCCGTCTGGAATCGCTGGTGAACACGCTCTTCGAGGAACTGGTGGACAGAATCGATCTCAGCCTGATTACCAAAGCCACTTTTTTTCAGATTTATGACCGGTTGCTGCTTTTTGACAAGGCACTGCACATCGAGGGCATCCATTCCGTGGAACTGGAACGCCAGCTTGAAATGCTGGCCCATTCCCTCGAGATAAGGGGGTTTACCTTTACCCAATACATCGACATCTTCAAAGGGTTTGCACAGGCGGTCAAAAATATCATCAACGACTACTTTGCCAACGTGCACGGGCAGAACCTGAACACCATTCTGACCAAGCTGCCGCCGGGAGCCATCCTGGGGCGGTTTCTGCCTAAAGACGGGCTGCAGGACAGGGACAAGGCCCGCCACAGGATATCGGAAATTTTCTTCAGAGACAGAATCGCCTTTACCACCGGGCTCCGGCAACTGGACCTTTTCCTCAGCCGGATTCTGAACACGCTTTTCCAGCAGTCCAACAAGCTGCCCAAGGACAAGCTTCATCAGCTGCTTCTGTACGACCCCCACAATGCCATGACCTATATCCACGACGTGGGAAAAAGGGTTTCCGGCATTATCCACCTGGGCAACAAGGGACTGAACATGGCCAAGCTCAAATCGTTCGGCCTCCCGGTGCCCCCGGGCTTCGTCATTACCACCGAAGTCTACCGATGCTGGGATATCATCGAAAGCTACCTGCCCGCAGAGGAAAATTTCAAGGAGCAGGTGACCAGGCACATACACACCATCGAAGGGAAAACCGGGCGCAATTTCGGAGATCCCGGAAACCCGCTTCTGTTTTCCGTGAGGAGCGGCTCCTCCATCTCCCAGCCGGGCATGATGGACACCTTTCTCAATGTGGGGGTCAACGAGGAGATTACCAGGGGGCTGGCGGCCCTTACCGGCAATGAGTGGTTTGCATGGGACAACTACCGGCGTTTCCTGCAGTGCTACGGTATGTCCTTCGGCCTGAAGCGCGATGAATTCGACGCCATTATCAGCGAACTCAAACGGCGGGCAGCGGTCCGGTTCAAACGGGACATGTCCGGCCAGCAGATGCAAAAGGTGGCCATCGCCTATAAACGTCACATCAAGGAAAGCGGAATAGAAGTCCCCGAGGATCCTATGGAGCAGCTGTTTATCACCATTCGCAACGTGCTGGCTTCCTGGGAGTCATCCAAGGCCAGGACCTACCGCAGGATCATGGGTATCTCAGACGACTGGGGGACGGCCGTGACCGTTCAGACCATGGTGTACGGCAATATGTCGGAACAGTCAGGAGCCGGGGTCTTCTTCACGCACAACCCCAGGTGGTCCGGAGACAGCATCAGGCTGTGGGGGGATTTCACTATCGGCAATCAGGGCGAAGATGTGGTTTCCGGGCTGGTCACCACCCTGCCCATCTCCATTACCCAGCAGGACATTGAGATGCGCGAGACGGACATCACCCTGGAAACGGCCTTTCCCGAAATTTACGCCGCCATGAAAAGCTGGGCCGTCGAACTGGTCGAAAAAAGGGAGTGGAGTCCCCAGGAAATGGAGTTTACCTTCGAAGGACCCTCCCCGGGCGATCTGTACCTTTTGCAGACCCGTGACATGGCCATGCGTGAGCGCAAAAAGGAGCTTACCTTCGTCGATCCGGGTCATACGGGTGACGACCGAATGCTGGGGCACGGTATCGGCGTATCGGGTGGTGCCATGAGCGGACGCCTGGTTTTCACGCTCAAGGAGATCGACAACTGGCGGAGCACCGAGCCCGACACCCCCTTGATACTGGTACGCGGCGACACCGTTCCGGACGACATCAGGGAAATATATGCCTCGGACGGCCTGCTGACCGCCCGGGGAGGCGTTACCTCACATGCTGCGGTGGTGGCCCATCGGCTCGGGAAAACCGGGGTGGTCGGGTGCGGCAGCATGCGCTGCGACGAGAAAGAGAAGGTCTGCATTTTTTCGTCGATCAGGCTGGAGTCCGGTGACTACATAAGTATCGACGGTCGCGAGGGGTCGGTTTACAGGGGTATGCTGGAACTCGACGAAGCCTGA